The region CACTGAGATGCAGCTGGTGCAGCCAATCCTCCATCATCGATTTTCTGAACACCTGGTCATAGAGACCGCTGTACGCCAagaaagcagcagcaaccaacACATCGCCCACCAGTGTGCTGATCTGCGTCTCGAACGACTtgctgccctcctcccagcgTGTCCTCTCACTCGACAAGCTATCAAGCAGCTTGACACTGCGGTCGACCTTGAATTGCACCCTTGACATCTCCGACTTGATAGCCTGCGTCTCGCTGATCAACGACGCATACTCAACCTTGTAAGTGGCAATGCTAGCCTCGAGGTTTTCAATCGTCTGCTCGACCGCCTTGGCCTCAGCCTTGGTCTGGAGAGCCTGTTCCTCGAGCTGCCGCACTTCCTCTCTCAGCGGCCCAACACGGTCCAAGATCTCGGCGTACTGCACCTGCGCCTCAACCCACTGGACAAGCGGACCGCAAGCCTTGGAGGCACGGTTGACCTTCTCAAAGGTAAACTCGGGATTGGCCAAGAACTCGTTCcgcatcttcatcctcagcGCCTTGGTCATCTGCCTCTCATTGTCaaagttgatgatgctggcgATGAAATCATCACGACGGACAACAGCCTGAATCTGCTTCCAATCGTTGACCTTGTGACCAATCAATGTGCAGACTGAATCGAGCGCCAGCCTGACACCAGGTGGAGGCGCAGACATGGACCTGACTTCGGTAAGCTGGGGCTTCTTGATGTTGCCGACACTAGCCTTGGCCGCTTCAACAGCTGGTTCGGCCTTGGCTAAATCCTCCAACACAAACTTCTTGCGAGAAgcaacctcagcctcctgCTTCCCAAGCGCAACCTGAATCTCTAACGAAGCATTCTTCCTCTGCTCAGCCTCACGCTGATCGGCAACCATCCTCTGCAGCTTCTCATTGGCCTCCGCATCCTTCTGCTCAAGTtgggccttcttctccgccagaCTGACCCTCAAATCCCGAACCTTATCGACCGTATCTCTCAGcttctccaacccaacaTTCAAATGCCTCTGTTGCTCCTCCAAatcttctctcttctcatTGTACAGCTTGACATACTGCGCCACAAAGTCCAGGAAATGTCTCGGAGTAAGGAAAGTGACCTTGCCCTGCTGCTTGAGGAGCTTGCTGTTGAACCGCTGCAACGAGTAGTGAATATACACCATGGAGTTGACGACCGCCTCTCTGTGCGACGGCGGCAGGTTGAGACTGCGGTACGCCACAGGAATTGTATCGGGAGCAGCCCAGTTTGACCTGTCCAAGTCCACAGAGTGCGTGAGCTCATGACCGACCTGGAACAAGGCCTGATCGGACCAGTCACCGAACCAGTTGAGCACGCAACGGTTGAACAGCGCAGGCGACGTCGCAGCCTTGGAACCCAAACCATCCTCCGGCGGGTTCATGGTGAACACCACGTGCAAGTTCTTGACAATCTGCCCCGTGAACCACTTGTACAGCTCCTCCTGTGaatccaacaacaacccctgtCGCTGAGCACCCTCCTTGCAAGCCGTCATCAACGCAGCCaaatcatcaccctcaaacAGACCCGGCACCTCAGCATTGGCCAACAGAGTATTCATCCTCTCCAGGAAACCCGAATCCAGCACATTCGACTCGTCCATAATGAAGcacatcttctcccccttgCAGCCgcacctcctcaacacctccctcagATCCTCATCAAAGTCTTCCGCCGAGTACTTGCCATGAACCTTGATCTGGAACACCTTCAAGCCATTCATCCAAGCCACGAACCTAGACAGCGTAGTCTTGCCACTACCGCTGACACCAATAAGAATAAGATGTCCCTGCGGCTGTCTGAACACACGATCAATGCGCAGCACGTGCTCCAAGACGTCATTGAACAGGATAAGCGGGACATCGACCTCTTCTTCGCAAAAGGTCTTGAGTCTGGCCTTGACGAAGTCGCGAAGCTGCTCGCGGTCAACAGGCACATAGTTCTTTGAGAGCCAATTGGAGAACAGGATTGGTCCACCAAGCGCCTTTTGCTCATCAATGGTGGGGAAATACTCCATGGCGATTCTGCGGACAGCATCATCGGTCCATTTGCGCTCCTCTTCGGCAACCAGACGATCTTGGAACAGGCGCAACGCTTCATGGGCCCAAATTCGGATGAGACCTTCCACTGACAACGTCTCCAGCGGCCGAATAGCCTCATACACACCGCGCACCCATCTGGTGAGTTCACGAGGACTGTAGACGTAATGGGGCTGAATCTTGGGTGTGAACCTCTGCTGTGACTCGAGATACAGCTTAACCATGGCCTGCGTGAGCGGCTCGGCATAGCCACGGAGCGAGGGAATGATCTTGAGAACCGCCGAGTTGAAGGTGCCATAAATCTGCATGAGCGAGACCTCGCCAGGGTAATCAACCATGATAAGGGGAGCATGTCTCAGGAAACGGGGACCCATCGGGGTACGGCCAGCATCAGTAGGCGGGTTGCAAGCACCGACGAACTGGATGCGGTCAAGGGTGACCCAGGACTTGTCCGAAGTCCTCCAGAAGCCGTTGTGTTCGACGAGCTGACGGAGGAAAGAAATTGCACGTTGAGTACCGTACTTGTCGGGGGCGGGCAAGTTGATTTCGTCGCAGAAGATGACAAGCCAGCGGCCAATTTGTGTGGGCGAAAGCATGACTCCGTTAAGCGTCTTCTTGTACTCGCAATATTGCTCAAACGTCTTGATCAGCAAGTCAGGCGTCGTCGCGCTAGAAAAGTTGAGGCCGACGACTTCCATGTTGGGAAGCTTGCGGAGGGCGCTGAACAGCGTCATTGTTTTACCGGAACCAGGAGGACCGCACAGCAACAGAGGCTTATGCTCAGCAAGCCACGAGTAGAGAACATCCTCATGGCGAACAGTGTCCAGCGTGGGAATGACAACATCCGTCTGCGTGACCGAGTGAGTGTTGACTTCGATGGTAGGTACCTGGTTCTGCCAAGGTGTCCATTCAGCCTTGGGCAACGACACGTCAAAGTCGATGAGCGAGTTTGTGTTGTCCAGAGGAGGGGAGCCGAAGCTGGCCAGACCAGCAACCTTGTCACCAAACTGCTTGCGGTCATTCAATGGGCAATCACCCGTCAAAGCCCAGACGAGTGCCAGCAAAAGCTTCTTGGAGATGTAATTCTCGACCTGCTCAGGCTCCAGAGGGAAGTCGACATGCTGGCTGTTGTACTCGATGATATCGCGAACAGCCTTGTTCAGCAGAGAGAACATGGTGTTAAGGACACGAGCAATGGTGAACTCCATGATGTGATTGAAGCCCTCAGCTTGCTGTAGCGCTTCATTGATGAAGTTATCAGTCGTGAGATAGGCCTGTAGCAAGTCGGCTGCCTGAGCCTGAACAGCAAGAGATTTGGCCGAGCTCTGCCCAGTAGCGACAGCATCCTCATCCAGATCCTCGAACGCAACAGACCGCAGCGTCTCAATATAGTTGGTGACCAGCATGTTCGGTGTGACCGTATCCTCACTGAACCAGACCATACCGCAGCGGCTGACAGTGGCGAGGGTGGCATACTTGAGATTCTCCACCTCAAACATGATGCGGACATTGGGTGGCAGGTTGAGACGCTCACCGTTGGGCAGCGTGAGAAgcttgttgtcgtcgagcaCGCTGTTCAAGTTTTCAACCCACTCGGGATCGACATCGCCATCGAACACAATCCAGTGACGCTTTGTGTCCTCACCACGCAGGTTGTCGACAATCTTGCGCAGGATACTCGTGAACAGACCATCGGTCCACTCTCTGGTAGTCGAATCGAGGTTTCCGTACAGCGCTTCCTTGGACATGACCTTGCTGTCGATGACATGGGACACACCCTCCACATTCTCAACCTGCTGTAACGCATCCAAGAGCAGCCTCCAAGCAGAAGACTTGCCCGAACCAGCACTACCGACCATCATGACACCGTGGTGAATGCCCTGGATCTGGTACAGCTGCAGCACCTTGGTCATCCAAGTATCGTTGACAACCAGCTGCCTCTCCGCAGCCAACCGCTGAATCGCCCCCCGAAGCTTCTCCAGGCTGGCAGGAACATATTTGACTCCAGGGAAGCAAGTCTCCTCAATGCCCATCATAATCTCCACATCCGATTTGATTAGCTTGGGCGCAATGGTCTCCCGGATACTTTGCACAAGAATTTCAGGCTCAACGACCTCCTCCGAGCCTAGCTCTCCCTCCTGCGTCAAGCGAGCACGCTTCAGCCCGCCAGAACTGACAAGCACACTCTTGAGCGCACGAAGACCAAAGTCGTAATGAGCTTGCTTGGACAGCTTCTGCGAGCACTGATCGAAAAATGGAACAGTGTGCTTCGACAGCTGCTTGGCCTGGCTGAAACCCTGCGAGTACAACATGACCTCGGCAATGAGCTCCTTGTCTGGCTTGGACATGGCAACACTCCTGAACAGCTTCTTCAAGTTGTCTGGCAAGTTGGAACGACCAGCATAGCCAGGGTTCATGGTGATAAAGATACCCGTGTTGGCGTTCACCTTCAGCTGGCGACCAACGAGTTCAATCTGAGCCTTGTCGTCTTCAGCACCTTGCTTCAGACCAAGCTGGATATTCTGAATCTGCTGAGAGACGGCAGACAAAATCCTCTCCTCCAGACGGTTGAACTCATCGAAACAACCCCAAGCGCCGACCTGGCAGATACCAAGGAAGATGCGACCCATGGCCTGGAAATCAAACGTGTCGTCACAGCAAAACACCAAAGTGAACCGACCGAGCTGGACACCGAGAGCCTTGACGGATTCTGTCTTGCCCGTACCGGCAGGACCATAAGGCGAGCCACCCAAGCGTTGGCAAAGAGCCTGGGTGAGGGTAAGGAAACATCTATCCGTGAGAGGAGTGCGGACAAGCCTCTCAGGAACACCAAGATACTCAAAGCCGTAGTTGAGCTTGGCGTTGGCCATCTTGATGTGCAGACGCTGTAAGAAGTCTCCCTCAGGTGTGTACACATACCGCATCTGAAGAAGCCACAGGTAGTGTGTGTTGGAGCTGGCGTTGACCTTGATTAACCTCTCAATGACATCCCGCTGGTGAACACACTCGGTGATCAGCTGCTCGCATGTCTTCCTCAGCAGCACCTCCAGATCACCCAGGACCGTATCAGCAAGCAGGCGAAGAACTTGGACCTCACGCTCAAAGAGCGCTGGCAGACTCTGGCCGCCCTCAGCAAGCGCCTGCTCAACCGCAGTAGTCCAGACAGCCTGAGTGGCAAGCACAACAATCTGACTGGGATACGCCGTCATGAACTTGTTGAGCGCCTCCCGGTTGATCTCACCGTTGTTGAAGATAGGAGTGAAGTCCTGGACAGCCTCAGCCAACAGCTCAGCAAGCGTAGCCTTCATGCCATTCTCCAACAAGGCCAACCAATCATTGATCTTGGGCGTCTTGACAAGGTTaatctccttcttgagacgaaccacctctccttcttttgATGTGAAGCCAGTGATaacaccttcctcctccataGTCAGACCGTTAAGACCAGCAAACATCTTCTTGAAGTGCTTGGCAATGCGCATGGTGTCATTGCTATTACCGATCATCTCCAGCAAGTCTTCGTCACCAACAAAGTAAAAGCGCGGGAATGAGACACGCTCCTTCTCGAGGTACTCACCAAGCGCCTTCTGAATCTTGTTGAGCAGCTCAGCCAGACGCTCGAGAGACTTTTGCACATTGGGAATGTTGAGAACATCCAACACATTGGGCTGCTTGTACACCTTCTTCATCACAGCCGAGAACTCGCTGTTGATGTTCTGGAAGCGAGAAGACTCGATGGGGAGCAGGTGCTTGATATCGGCATTGCCGGTGAACACACCCTCGAGGTACACCCACTGGCGCTGCACGTCAATCCAGACGTCAAACAAAACGTGCACACGGTTCAGCTTGTCCTCCCAAGCagtggcctcctcctcgaacTCCTTGTAATAAGGTGAATGCCTCATGGCCTGCAGCGAATTGAGATTCTCACTGCATTTAGCAAACAAATCATCCCAGCCACGGATGAGACGGCACTTGTTCTGATAATTGACGAGCTCGAGTCCGTAGCCAGTCCAGGTCTCGCGGACTTGCTTCAAGAACTCCTCCAGCGCCATTTCTCCCTGCGCCTGGATAATGATGTCCTTGACGATGACCTCGGTCGCCACCAGGTTGAGGTCCCACACGTCACCCAGCGTCATTGAGACAGGTGAGTACCGCTTGCCAGGCTTGATCTGCTTGTAGATTTTGATCCAGTGTCTGTCACGAACAGCTTCAGACTTGAGCTCAGCCAGCATCGGGTTGACCTTCATGAACTGACGGAGGATGTTCTGGATGTGCTCGAAAGCGGCATACTGGCGCATCCTGCTGGGCATATCCTTGGTCATCTTGATCAAGTTGTCGATAGAGGACCGGATCTTTCTTGGCTGGACGCTGTTCCACAGAATCTCGCGCAGCTCATTAAGGTTCTTCCAGATGGTGGAGAGTGACGCCCAGACAGACTTGAAGTCCTGAACTTCTTCAAGAATCACGCCGAGAGACGTGTCAGGAGTGGCGGGCAGGTCGAgagcctccttggccttcgCAACCATGGCCGAGTCATCCTGCAGCTTGGTGATACGAGTTTCAAAGGTGCTGAGGGTAGCAGAAGCAACATCGGGGGCAATGGTACCCGAGACAGGCTTCTCTTCGTTCCACTGAACGGCAACCTCGTTGATCTTGTCGATAACCACCTTGTCTTCGGCAATGATCTTGGCACGGAGCGCGTCGGTCTGGTCTTGCACAATCTTGGACTTGCGGGCAAGCAACTCATTGAGCATATCCCACATGCCATCCACTTGCTCAGCATGCAGCCAGTCATTAGGGAACTGATAGCGCTGGCGCACGAGGGTTGACTCTCCCTGCCTGAAGGTCTCCACCTCAGGCGCCCAGAGCTTCACCTGGCGCTTGCAGGTTTGGACAATGGTGATGAACTGCACAGCCTCGGCCGTGGAGTTGGCCGCCATAGCCTGGCCCTCGAGGTCCTTACGAGCCTTCTCAATCTCGGCGTGAACCTCGCGCATGCGAGTGCCGAGCCGGCTGGCAAACTTCATGAGAATGTCATGCTGCCATTGGTCGTACTTCGCATTGACCTTCGTCTGAACTTGGTCATAATCGATGGTGATATGGCCAAAGGAACGGCTGACCTCGGTGGTGTCAAAGGTCTGGCGCGTCTTTCTGATTTcttggagaagctgaagcCATCTCGACAGTTGGTCGCCGAGAACATCATACACATGCTCCGACTGGAGATCCCACAAAGACTGAAATTGCAGCCATTTGTCGACATAGGCGCCAATCTCACGAATCTTTTTCTCGACTGACGTCTGCACACGCAAGAGAGCATCCGTGCACTCACTAGGCAGGTCGTCAAAGCGCGCTTCGTCCTCTACCGTCGTGCTGATGGTCATCTGGTACCGGGtggccttgatcttcttcagGTTGCAAATGACACCGATCCACTCTTGCAACTGGGAAAACCAGCTTGCTCTAGCAAACTCAAGAGGCGGGTCCAGATAGATGACTTGGTTCCGCATGGTGATCTCGTGAatgagcttcttgatgacAGGAACATCAGTCTTGGGGGCGTTGACAGTCTCGAGTGTTCTCTTCCGATCACTCCTGTCATCCAAGTACTCGTCCTCAAAGGCCTCAATCCAAGCCTGAACAGCATGCTGAAGACGGGCGAGAAGGATGGCCTTGATTTGCTTGTTCATGCGATCCACCCAGAAGCCAAGGTTAACATACTGCTCCAAGTTGAGTGTATCAACGGCTGTCTGAATGGCAGTCAGCCGGCCCTCAAATTCCTTGACTTCATAAGGGCACTTCTCCAGTTCCGCAAGCGCTTTTTCCACCGATCCATGAATGTTGGCCAGCTGAAGGGTCTTGGTCTGGAGGAGGGATACTGCTAGGGCGAAATCCTTGACAAACTTGACATGCTTGCTCTCTCCGTTCTTGGTGTAATTGCTGTCAATGGCACTCTGCGCGTGGTTCTTAAAATGCACTTCGTACGTATTGACAAACGATTCCCACCTCAGAGAGATTCCCTTGGCGATCAAGAGATACACCCCTTCGCGGTAACCGCTGAGCAGCACCGAAACCTCAGACATGTCATTGATCTGGCGGTTGGTCTGCGCAAACGTCCTAACGCTTTCCATGAGACTGACAGCATAGGGATACACTCGCTTGGCCTCCTTTGCGACATTGTTGACTGAGTGGGGAACTGGGAAGCTGAGCCAGACCAAGTTCCTAGTCTCCTTGAAGAGGGCGATGACTTGAGCGTCGAAATTGACTGCGAGCTCCAGCACATTTCCGGCGGAGCGGATCCTGTTAATGTTGAACAAGAGACCCGAGATCGTGATCTGCTTCCGCTGCACATCATGCAACCAGGCCTCGAAGATAGGCCGAGTATCGAGCTTCTTGCGGAACAAATCACCTTCGGCTTGGAGTCTTTGACCCTCGGCATGCATAGCCCAATCAGCACCGAGaacatcctccaccttcttcatgTATGTGTCAAGCTGCCGCTCAATCTGCCGAGCCCAAATGATGGCTCCGGAAACAGGAGGAAGATCGTGAAGCTGGGCCATGGCGTGTGCCTCTGAGTGACCATACTGCTGCTTGAACCGCTCGTGCAAGGCGGTGATAGCCTGTTTGACGTTGTCGATAAGCTGGGTCTGATACTCGGCGATAGCACCGCGAATCTTGGGGCGCACAAAAAGGGCGTTGAACTTGGAAAAGACACGGAACATCTCGTTGGCATTCTTCGCAGTCGCCAACCGGTCGCGAAGACGGGCGATGATGGAGTTTTCGACGCGGGACGTTCGCTCATTGTACGTGTTCTCGGCGCGAGCCCACTTGGCCGTGCCCTCAGGAGTGACATCAAGCAAGTCGACGTCTTTCAAGCCCTCCCAGGCTTGCTTCACCTCCTCAACGGCGTCAACGTCaccaatctcctccaccacgacCGTGCCGTTGGCACCCTCTGAGACACCATTCACATCGGTCTTGGGCCCAAGAACATTGACGATAGTCCGCTGCAGCTGCTCGTGGTTGGCACGGAACGTGGCTACATATTTAAGACGAGCCTGCAGGTCGCCGTGCCTAGGGTTGATCTTGATGGGAATAAACCTCTCGTTTCGACGACGTGTAACATCACGAGCCACGTTGGTGAATTCCTTGATGCTGTCATCCCAGACTCTGAAGATGGAATCGGCCTGCTTGATAACCCGGCTGAACTCCTGGTAGTCGAGCTTGACAAGCTCCAGGCCTGGCAACAGGCGGTGGAGAGCCTCGTCCAAATCGGCCGAAATAGCCCCGACAAGCGGAAGGGCGCGATGAATTGGGTAGGGACAGATCCTAAGCTTCTTGTTCAAGTGAGCAAAAATTTGGCCAACCGAATCTTCCACTTTCTGGAGGGTGGTAGCAGAGAGCAGTTCATCAAGGGGAAAGTCCCGCATGAGCTGATTGTATTTTTGCACCTTTTCCATCGCCTCTTTCAAACCAGTGTCTGCGGTAAAACTGACTGTAGCCTGGAAACGTTTCGCATGCTTGAGAACCTCAAGGGTAAGCGTGACACCTTCGCTCCTAAGCTGGCTTTCGATGCCTTCCAATGCTGATTCCATGGAAAGCCAAAAGTTGATCTCCTGGTTAGCCGGGCCTGTGTTCGGGTCCCTCGTCATCTTAGTGATAACCTGGATCGACTTGATCCAGCTGTTTACCGTGGCCTGGAGATTGTTGAGAAAACCGCTGTCTGTCAGGAATTGCGCAGGAATCAGATCAATAGTAGGTTTCGTCTGCTTTTCTCTTGCCTGGTCGAGTGCGGCCTGCACAACAGGGTGGAAGGGCAGAGAAACCTCGGGGATCTCAACATTTTGCTGCAGATGGGACAAGCTGAGCTCGAGCTCGGTCCAGCGCTTCTTGGTGACAGGAATGCCAGTCTTTGCGTCTGCATCTGCGCGGCCTCTTCCAGTGCTGGCCGCCTGCTGCCGGCTCTTGGTGCTCGCATCAAAATATGGCGCCAGACCGTTATGAAGATAAAGTTGAAGAACCTCGTACGGGGAAGTGATGGAGCCCTGGTCACCAGCGTTCACCGCCGTGTAGGCCGGGCCGGGAAGGTTGAGCATCTGGATCTGGGAGGTCAAGGGGATGGATGCGTCCAGAGGCTGTGCACGCTTCAGGATCACAAGAAAACCGACGGTGGTCGAGGTTGCAGACGAGGACATATCAGACGTAAGACTGTAGACATGCGTAGGTCCATCTGCACCGCTGTTAATCCTGGATTTTCGTGCCTCTTTCACCAAATCGATGTTCTGACCTTCAGAAATGACACTAACATCTTCCTCGATGAGGTCCTCCTCGATAGGCTCCAACTCGACAATGTCCTTTTGAATGGTAAGGGCGACTTGTGTGTCCAAGGCCCATCGAGAGCATCGTTGCCAAGTATCCTGATACCGGGTTCCAGATAGCAAACTGCCGGGGGATTCAAGCTCCAGTCGAGTTGCGCCTAGCGTAGCTTGCAACAGTACAGCAATATGATCGATGACCCGAGCTACATCGACAGAGGCAAAGGGCGTACCGCCGATGCCATTCGAGGGGCCTGGGCTCGTGGCCGGGGGAGGCGTTGCCGCTTCCATGTTTGTGTGGTAATTTTGATTTCCCCTCTTTTCGTTCGCGAAGCAAAGAGCGGGAGTTGGGTTGGAGGTAGTATTGGATTTGTTGACTTATGAAAAAGCCGATCTCATCGTTCGTTTTCTCGGACGTCTTTCAGTTCGGGGCGGGGGGAGAGACAAATTACAAGCGTAAACGAAGCAATCGTGACTGGATGTGATCGGTGTGGCTTCCtgcaacaaaaaaaagtaatCTTGGTGCAAACAAAATGCACAAACCGAGAAGAGAAGGCGGGAAAAAAGAGCGAAGGCCGTGATGGGGTATCTCAGGTTGCGGGTGATAGATGATTATTATCGCGAGCCTCCTCTGTCAGAGAAGATGATGTTGTGGCAAGGAGGAAGTCGTCGAGAATGGAGCATCTCTGAAAGGGAAGCTCGCTCCAGGGCCTGGTGTTTCCTCATCCACAACTCGACCCAATGATTGCCCGTTTGACGCGACTTCCCCGAATCCCTGTCGCGGATTGAGCATGGGGGCATGTGTCAGGGGCCCTGGATCCCTATGCGGTGGCTTGCGACCTGATTGGCCAACCCCTCATGCTGCGCGCTGCAGAAGCAACACCCACGCAACTGTCCCGCCGCCGACAAGGCCTGGCAGCTGTCGTTCGGCATTGAAAGTGTGTATACAGCTTTGTGGCATGTATCACTGGAATTAGAATGAAATGCGAGAGAAGAACGCTTCAGATTCATATAAACAAACCATATACCGAGACAGATCCCCTCCCCGCAACACAAGTAGAAATCTACTACAAACACAGCTTCATGTCCACAT is a window of Podospora pseudopauciseta strain CBS 411.78 chromosome 1, whole genome shotgun sequence DNA encoding:
- the DYN1 gene encoding dynein heavy chain (EggNog:ENOG503NVTS; COG:Z) — its product is MEAATPPPATSPGPSNGIGGTPFASVDVARVIDHIAVLLQATLGATRLELESPGSLLSGTRYQDTWQRCSRWALDTQVALTIQKDIVELEPIEEDLIEEDVSVISEGQNIDLVKEARKSRINSGADGPTHVYSLTSDMSSSATSTTVGFLVILKRAQPLDASIPLTSQIQMLNLPGPAYTAVNAGDQGSITSPYEVLQLYLHNGLAPYFDASTKSRQQAASTGRGRADADAKTGIPVTKKRWTELELSLSHLQQNVEIPEVSLPFHPVVQAALDQAREKQTKPTIDLIPAQFLTDSGFLNNLQATVNSWIKSIQVITKMTRDPNTGPANQEINFWLSMESALEGIESQLRSEGVTLTLEVLKHAKRFQATVSFTADTGLKEAMEKVQKYNQLMRDFPLDELLSATTLQKVEDSVGQIFAHLNKKLRICPYPIHRALPLVGAISADLDEALHRLLPGLELVKLDYQEFSRVIKQADSIFRVWDDSIKEFTNVARDVTRRRNERFIPIKINPRHGDLQARLKYVATFRANHEQLQRTIVNVLGPKTDVNGVSEGANGTVVVEEIGDVDAVEEVKQAWEGLKDVDLLDVTPEGTAKWARAENTYNERTSRVENSIIARLRDRLATAKNANEMFRVFSKFNALFVRPKIRGAIAEYQTQLIDNVKQAITALHERFKQQYGHSEAHAMAQLHDLPPVSGAIIWARQIERQLDTYMKKVEDVLGADWAMHAEGQRLQAEGDLFRKKLDTRPIFEAWLHDVQRKQITISGLLFNINRIRSAGNVLELAVNFDAQVIALFKETRNLVWLSFPVPHSVNNVAKEAKRVYPYAVSLMESVRTFAQTNRQINDMSEVSVLLSGYREGVYLLIAKGISLRWESFVNTYEVHFKNHAQSAIDSNYTKNGESKHVKFVKDFALAVSLLQTKTLQLANIHGSVEKALAELEKCPYEVKEFEGRLTAIQTAVDTLNLEQYVNLGFWVDRMNKQIKAILLARLQHAVQAWIEAFEDEYLDDRSDRKRTLETVNAPKTDVPVIKKLIHEITMRNQVIYLDPPLEFARASWFSQLQEWIGVICNLKKIKATRYQMTISTTVEDEARFDDLPSECTDALLRVQTSVEKKIREIGAYVDKWLQFQSLWDLQSEHVYDVLGDQLSRWLQLLQEIRKTRQTFDTTEVSRSFGHITIDYDQVQTKVNAKYDQWQHDILMKFASRLGTRMREVHAEIEKARKDLEGQAMAANSTAEAVQFITIVQTCKRQVKLWAPEVETFRQGESTLVRQRYQFPNDWLHAEQVDGMWDMLNELLARKSKIVQDQTDALRAKIIAEDKVVIDKINEVAVQWNEEKPVSGTIAPDVASATLSTFETRITKLQDDSAMVAKAKEALDLPATPDTSLGVILEEVQDFKSVWASLSTIWKNLNELREILWNSVQPRKIRSSIDNLIKMTKDMPSRMRQYAAFEHIQNILRQFMKVNPMLAELKSEAVRDRHWIKIYKQIKPGKRYSPVSMTLGDVWDLNLVATEVIVKDIIIQAQGEMALEEFLKQVRETWTGYGLELVNYQNKCRLIRGWDDLFAKCSENLNSLQAMRHSPYYKEFEEEATAWEDKLNRVHVLFDVWIDVQRQWVYLEGVFTGNADIKHLLPIESSRFQNINSEFSAVMKKVYKQPNVLDVLNIPNVQKSLERLAELLNKIQKALGEYLEKERVSFPRFYFVGDEDLLEMIGNSNDTMRIAKHFKKMFAGLNGLTMEEEGVITGFTSKEGEVVRLKKEINLVKTPKINDWLALLENGMKATLAELLAEAVQDFTPIFNNGEINREALNKFMTAYPSQIVVLATQAVWTTAVEQALAEGGQSLPALFEREVQVLRLLADTVLGDLEVLLRKTCEQLITECVHQRDVIERLIKVNASSNTHYLWLLQMRYVYTPEGDFLQRLHIKMANAKLNYGFEYLGVPERLVRTPLTDRCFLTLTQALCQRLGGSPYGPAGTGKTESVKALGVQLGRFTLVFCCDDTFDFQAMGRIFLGICQVGAWGCFDEFNRLEERILSAVSQQIQNIQLGLKQGAEDDKAQIELVGRQLKVNANTGIFITMNPGYAGRSNLPDNLKKLFRSVAMSKPDKELIAEVMLYSQGFSQAKQLSKHTVPFFDQCSQKLSKQAHYDFGLRALKSVLVSSGGLKRARLTQEGELGSEEVVEPEILVQSIRETIAPKLIKSDVEIMMGIEETCFPGVKYVPASLEKLRGAIQRLAAERQLVVNDTWMTKVLQLYQIQGIHHGVMMVGSAGSGKSSAWRLLLDALQQVENVEGVSHVIDSKVMSKEALYGNLDSTTREWTDGLFTSILRKIVDNLRGEDTKRHWIVFDGDVDPEWVENLNSVLDDNKLLTLPNGERLNLPPNVRIMFEVENLKYATLATVSRCGMVWFSEDTVTPNMLVTNYIETLRSVAFEDLDEDAVATGQSSAKSLAVQAQAADLLQAYLTTDNFINEALQQAEGFNHIMEFTIARVLNTMFSLLNKAVRDIIEYNSQHVDFPLEPEQVENYISKKLLLALVWALTGDCPLNDRKQFGDKVAGLASFGSPPLDNTNSLIDFDVSLPKAEWTPWQNQVPTIEVNTHSVTQTDVVIPTLDTVRHEDVLYSWLAEHKPLLLCGPPGSGKTMTLFSALRKLPNMEVVGLNFSSATTPDLLIKTFEQYCEYKKTLNGVMLSPTQIGRWLVIFCDEINLPAPDKYGTQRAISFLRQLVEHNGFWRTSDKSWVTLDRIQFVGACNPPTDAGRTPMGPRFLRHAPLIMVDYPGEVSLMQIYGTFNSAVLKIIPSLRGYAEPLTQAMVKLYLESQQRFTPKIQPHYVYSPRELTRWVRGVYEAIRPLETLSVEGLIRIWAHEALRLFQDRLVAEEERKWTDDAVRRIAMEYFPTIDEQKALGGPILFSNWLSKNYVPVDREQLRDFVKARLKTFCEEEVDVPLILFNDVLEHVLRIDRVFRQPQGHLILIGVSGSGKTTLSRFVAWMNGLKVFQIKVHGKYSAEDFDEDLREVLRRCGCKGEKMCFIMDESNVLDSGFLERMNTLLANAEVPGLFEGDDLAALMTACKEGAQRQGLLLDSQEELYKWFTGQIVKNLHVVFTMNPPEDGLGSKAATSPALFNRCVLNWFGDWSDQALFQVGHELTHSVDLDRSNWAAPDTIPVAYRSLNLPPSHREAVVNSMVYIHYSLQRFNSKLLKQQGKVTFLTPRHFLDFVAQYVKLYNEKREDLEEQQRHLNVGLEKLRDTVDKVRDLRVSLAEKKAQLEQKDAEANEKLQRMVADQREAEQRKNASLEIQVALGKQEAEVASRKKFVLEDLAKAEPAVEAAKASVGNIKKPQLTEVRSMSAPPPGVRLALDSVCTLIGHKVNDWKQIQAVVRRDDFIASIINFDNERQMTKALRMKMRNEFLANPEFTFEKVNRASKACGPLVQWVEAQVQYAEILDRVGPLREEVRQLEEQALQTKAEAKAVEQTIENLEASIATYKVEYASLISETQAIKSEMSRVQFKVDRSVKLLDSLSSERTRWEEGSKSFETQISTLVGDVLVAAAFLAYSGLYDQVFRKSMMEDWLHQLHLSGIQFKQHNPVTEYLSTADERLSWQANTLPVDDLCTENAIILQRFNRYPLIIDPSGRVTEFLQRECKDRRLTVTSFLDDSFTKQLESSLRFGNPILIQDAEHLDPVLNHVLNKEYQKTGGRVLIQLGKQQIDFSPAFKIYLSTRDPSATFAPDICSRTTFVNFTVTQSSLQTQSLAEVLKSERPDVDERRSNLIKLQGEFKVHLRQLEKRLLQALNESRGNILDDDNVIETLETLKTEAAEISTKMSNTEGVMAEVEEITLQYNIIARSCSAVFAVLEQLHYINHFYQFSLQYFLDIFHSVLHGNPHLEGEQNHNVRRDIIVKDLFVAAFKRTALGLLQKDRITLAMLLAQASPYKMDKGLLDVILDEKVEGKDLSTDIGAKDEVFARARRITALKDKIENVPEADWDKFLSEELAENFVPKIWDDSVAETDRALISLLLVKLFRLDRFVPTAERFVTLVFGNDLFDIVEDLKQTVDQVSATRPISLVSSPGFDASYKVDSLVERMRVRCTNIAMGSNEGLASADKAISNAAQTGSWVLIKNVHLAPTWLQSLEKRMESLNPNPEFRLFLSMESSPKIPVNLLRASRVLMYEQPAGVRANMKDSMGSLSTRSVKSPVERTRLYLLLSFLHAVVQERLRYAPNLGWKGFWEFNDADYECSAFVIDTWIDVAAQNRTNIAPTNIPWDMIRYLITETYGGKIDDEGDMNMLRQIVSTFLTPAAFDIGHKLVEGTPETGSEELVVPSGTSLQEFMGWIQRLPEREPPTYLGLPANAEKLLLVGLGRSLIGNLKKVVDLLDEGEVLMEV